A stretch of DNA from Telopea speciosissima isolate NSW1024214 ecotype Mountain lineage chromosome 5, Tspe_v1, whole genome shotgun sequence:
ATCTTCAACTTACTGaagaaattaagagaaaaaaaaatattgattccATTTCAAAGCTCgattttctatattttgatttttcagtTTCCTTATTTCTTCCTTAATAAAACCTTTCAAAAAGAAATTCCAGTGGTATGTAGTGTTGCGTTGACTTGCACGACGGGAGATGGGTGATGCACAGTTTAGGGGGCAGGGGAATTGCAAAGGGTGTGTGGCGGTGACAGGGGCAGGGAACCGTAGATTGGTGGGGCGGGGTGCTTTAGGGGAAGAGGAAAGGCAGGATGGCAACAGGGAGCTGCTAGCAGGAATGGGTGTTGGAGATGAGTGGCAGGGTTGGGGGCAGCGGGCCATAGGGAGAGGACTGAGGAGAGAGGAATGGAGGAAGCGGGAGCTAGCCGTAGCCGGCGACAGAGGGGAGAGGGTAGTCGGAGATAGAGAAGAAGTAGAGAGGAAGAAAAGTTGTGGGGCTATTACAAAAAAGCTCTTATCTTAAAAACATGGTAAGTAACATAGGATGGGCAAATAAGTCcggttacaaacagctttacccttctttttttttactataatttacttatccaaaaaataaataaataaaaagactttgaaataaaataccaaaagccCATCCAGAATTGTTTAGAGTACTCTTAGAGTATCCTACACAAATTAAGATAGGGTCTATTAGATGAGGAATATCAAAGGTTGAGCAAGAGGTATAAACATTACCACAATATCTAGTTATTTAATCTCATCCCTCATTCTTGAATGGGGATAAGTTCAAATCAACAATCCATTGATTGACATTGTCTAGGATCTGCTTCGGATTCGGGACGATATCCGAGAGAGCAACTTGGTTCTTTTGCTTCCAAATGAATATGAAGTGATTGAAATCAAAATAAAGACCCACGCGTAATCTTGCTTGGTGACAAGGATTCAAAGAGACCCAAGAGTAGAGGCTTGACTGAAGAGTAGTTTAATATTTCAGTCTTTTAACCTAAAGGACCTATAACCCAAATTCTTTTGGTAAAGTCACAGGAGAAGAGAACGTGCCAAATAGTTTTTTGGTGTGTGTTGCAGGATGGACAACACATGTTCAAGTTAGTCCATTTACACAATATGTCTCTAACAAGTATCCCATTATGAAAGACCCTtcatacaattaaaaaaaaaaaccttgaattTGGGGTGAATGCCCAATTTCTaaaagaatttccaccattGAGATGTCGGAGAGAGGTTATATAATCCAATGGCATGAGGTGGATTACTTTTGATCTTGAAGAGGTAACTTGCAGCCAGTTTGGTGGTAAATTGTCTAATACTAGATAATTGACACCACCTTTGGTCAGGACCCTAAGAAAAAGGCATATTGATGATTTCACGGACTGAAGATGGAGGAAATAGAAACGAAAAAAGACTCACTTCGAAGAAAAGAGTCAGTGAAGGAGTTAACCTTAGTCACAGGGTTAACAATAGATTGGGAAACTGTGAGATATGACATTAGATTAAGGGGAGCCCAAGGATCAGACCAAAAGAATGTCTCTTGGCCAAAAGCCATCTTATGAGAGACTATGCACTTGTATTTTTCTCTTAGAGATTTTTCCCATAAAGATTGATTATCATTTAGAAGTCTCCAATCCAACTTCAACAATAAAACTTTATTATGAGTAATGgaatctctcaaaccaagcccaCCCTGGTTTTTTAGTGAGCATACTGTATTTCAAGAGATCAGATGAAGTTTCTTGGACCCTTCTTTGTCGCCATTCCAAAatctcaaataaataaaatcaatattGTGACAAAAAGTAGGGAATACAAAGCATAACAAAAGATAAACTAGAATAGCAGAGAAAACAGATTGAGTTAAGATCTTACGTCCACATAGGATAATAAATTAGCTTTCCAACAAGATAATCGGTTCTTGATTCAATTAACAATGTGTTACAGTCCTATAGATTTAGACCTAGGATGAAAGAGCTTGGTTTCAAGGTAAATGGCATCTTGAGACATTTCCTTGACCCCAAGGACTTTAGAAAAATACCTTCGGTCTTCCGTACGGACATTATGACTAAAGCAAATACCACTCTTTTCAAGATTGATATATTGACCAAATAAGTCAGAAAAAAGATCAATCATAGATTTAATGGTCAGAATATCATCCGAAGAAgcttggaaaaaaaataaataagaaatttcAGGAGCATAACGAACAATCTTAATACCTTTGAACATGTTAAGCTCTTTATAGGAAGATAGAATGCAAGAAAAAACTTCCATGATTGTGATAAAGAGGTATGGGCTTAATGAGCACACGTATCTTATTCCGCTTGATGGCTCAATGTTTTAAAATATGCTACCTTCAAGCTTAATGGAGTAAGAAACCGATGACATAAGGTGACTGAACAAAGCACACTAATCATCATTGAACCTCAAGCACTCAAATAGCTCGAATGAAACCCCATTCAAGCATTTTCTTCATCAATTCACTGTCAATTCTTCCTTCAATAGTTCTACCCCAAGGACTTGGGTTTCTTCATTCTCTTAGCCCATGAACAAACTGTTAATATACTCAAACACACATCACACAAAGTTTTCATCACCAAAGCACATAATCATATTAGAACATTATTCTAGATTCAACAATCTCCCAATTTTTAGAGATAACAAACATGATGATATGGGAAGCAAGAACTCTCACTTAACATGAGGTCCTTAGTCAAATATAGTGATGAAGAAATGTTGATTGAGAATAACTTTATAAAAATTTCAATATAACTTATTTTACTTTAATACAAGTTTCTTATTCATTGGCATAGTTCAATTAAGCACATAATGTCCAATATCAAAATGATTAATCTATCAACGTCTTTATACTGTATTTTTCTATTAACAACGTTCTTATACATTGACATATCACTTTAAAACACATAATATCAAATaatcaaaataattaatataCCAACTTCTGTATACCTTATTTTCTGTAAACAAAGATCTCATACATTGATGTATCACTTTGAAGTACATGAGAGTTTAGCAAACTCTCCCTAAATCACAACCTTTTTCTTTGGGGTGAGTCTCCCCTTGTGGGTTTTAGACATGATGAGTCATTACACATCATCACATTAGTATTTAGTGTTCTcccattttcttatttttatcattttatccTCTATTTGGAATCCGTTTCTAAAATCTGATTCTAGTGTGGGTATTGTCTATTGAAATAAATTCTAACAATTCTTTTAGACATTTTCACTGCATAAAGCTTGAAAATAAGACGAAAAATAGAAACATGCATGATTACAATGGCCATAGTGCTATAGTTGAGTTCATTGTCAGTCTAATTGCCATTGTCATAGCACCTCTTCCTGACATCTTCACACCCCTCTTTCTATGAAGCATGAACCCTTcttatgatttctattttgtatttGTTGGTTGGAGGCAAAAAGCAAAAATTGGCCCCGTCTGATCTACCAACAATTGATAGCATTTAGGCTCTTTTTGGTGCAAAGGAAATTAAAAGGAAGGGGAGAAACTTTTGTAACCATTAACTAACATGATTGTGTAAAATACTTATTATTTTAGGACGAGAGAACGCTAATAGGTCACGCACTTAGCATGGTTCCCGCCACcttgcccccatgaaaaggagaaaatccCATGGGGGCAAGGCAATCATTTCTAGGCAGCAAAGTGGTTTATGTGTCTAGGCGTGGGAGCCATGCTAGGCACACGAccagttagcattctttctcccccccccctcccctttttttttttctttttttttttaaatatttagtaatgatactttTAAGATGTAATTTTATTTGCTTTTCAGATACTAGGGCATTTGGATGCGAAGTAAAATGAAATCTAATAACCAAATATGTTTATGATTTAGACTTAGTGACATGACAACATGGAGAAATATTTACAAAGGTTTTTTTTAAAGGTTTGAGCATTTTCCCTTCCCAActctttaatttcccttgcaatcgAATGGAACATTGAAGTGAAACCATAGAAAGGATTCATACCACAGATGTTGGAATCAAACTCCAAATTTCAGTAATTTCTATTAGGACCAAGTTTCCCCACGGTGAAACGATTTCCCTTGCTTCACTGTCATTGGATGGGCTCCTAAGGGCACAGATGACTTTATACACATGGGATAATTATGACCTTAGATTTCTTTCACCATGGCtgtgaaagaaaactttttcctatATAATGCATACAAAGTTGGGAGCCATAGCATGCAACCATGGTGGTGAGTGGTGAAAGTGGAATGGGATAAGTAACTCGGCGGACCCAGTACATACTACTCAATCACCTCCCACACTTATCAGAGTCATCACCACGTATAACAAAGAAGCTAACAAAATGCAGGGGGTAATAGAGAAAAGCAGGGGAGAGGACCAGCAAGCTTTAATCACCATTGCTTTCTATTTTGCTACTTTTTGCCTCTATCTAAATAAAAGAGCAAAGAAACTGAATAAGGCATTTAATATTCTCCAAATAAATCTTACAAATCAAAGCAAacttctgcttttttttttttttaagtccatCTAAGGATTCAGTCACCCAAATGATCAATATTTTCTGTCCATCCATTAACAGTTGAAAACAATAAAGCTAAAGCAAATTCACGAGTCcttacaaaaaaatttatttacgTGATTGTCAGATTCGTCTCTTCTGAAGTAGTTGTTCTGGAAGAAAATTCGGAATAACTAATGCCGATCCCAAACATAGGAACACTAAGATTCCAACCCACCAAGCTTTGTGAGGGATCCCAAGTAATAGTTCATCACAAACTGTCTTGAAGATAACACATAATTAGAACTCCATGAAATTAAATTTTACAACTGAAAAAGACACAAACCAAAGACGAGGCAGAAGTAGATGTTACAAAGCTAAATGTTATAGGtacacaaaaagaaaatgaaataaccAGTTTAATAATGAAATACAAACTCTAATTttgttacatgaataaaatTGGCTTACTTTTGAATTTAACCTCTCTTTTGAATTTGTGCTGGCGTATCATACATAATCCAGCGGAATTGTGGGTTCAAACTCTAAAGgcaaaatatttttgtaaatcttCTTTCCTTGAAGCCCCTCCGCCCAGGAATTGTtcaagattttggagaaatATCTTGAATATACATCCCCTACTAAAACAGATGATATGCTGGCGTAGTGGAAATAGGAATAATGTTAAATTTTGGATGGATCCATGGATCCCTCATCTGCCCTCTTTTTCAGTTCCTCCTTCCATTGCCACTCTTCCTCCTTTACCTATGTACTCTGAATTGAGAGACCCCAGTGGAGACTGGAACTCCCGCTCATTAACTCCCTTTTCCCACCGGAGATTGTGTCTAGTATTCTCAAAGTTAAGCTCTCAACAGCCCTCAACATAGATACATTGTTTTGCccattttccaaaactggaaaTTTTCAATCAAAAAAGCTGCATCTGTTTTGGCTAAAGGAGGAGACACCACCCTTTTAGTTgtacccccaccccacccttcAATGGGGAATATCATTTGGAAACTGAAGATTCATCCtagatttaaattatttatctggaaatgctgtcaaaatggtCTCCAAACCAAGTGCTACCTTTATAGACTTTCCTCAATTGACACTAAGTGTGTGCTGTGCAATGAAGCCGAGGAATCCTTTTGGCACTTGTTTTTTGAATGTTCCTTTTCACGTATTGTTTGGTTTCGATGTAATGTTGGGCTTAGAATCTCTGATCGATCTACTTCATCATGGTCTTCTTTTCTATAtgaatttattttcttattctaAATCCTAGATGCTACATTTCTTTTCACATCtgtcttttgttttatattttatttagtCGGAACGGAATTGAGTTTTTCATGATCAGGACAAGCCCAATCCCTATCGGGTTCTCTCTAATATAAAGACCTGGGCGTCTACCTTAACCTCATATTCTCCCCTGACTGTTGTCTTTGCTGGAATGCTTCTGAAGATGttaatcatctcttcttcacacatctcttttcctctttggttTATGACCTTCTGGCTAAATGTTGGCCTTGGGGGAGAACGATCTAGGACATCTAaagtacttcttagggattgaCATAGTCCGATCCAGCAAAGGGATCTTCATATCCCAACAAAAATATGTCTTAAACCTTCTTGaagaaacagggatgcttgggtgtaaacctaTTGACTCTCACATTGAAGTCAATCATCAACTGGGCAGCCCAGGTGGTGACTGTCGACAAAGAGAGGTACCAACGCCTCGTTGGAAGACCTATCcatctctcccacaccagatTAGACATTGCCTATATTGTGGGGGTCGTTAGCAGATTTCATCATGATCCGACGACCACTCACCTTGAAGCAATATATAGGATTCTTCGGTACTTAAAGTCAGCCCTAAGGAAAGTAATCCTGTTCTCAAACAATGGAAGTCTAAAGTTGGATTCctttactgatgctgactgggctagCTCTGTTGATGACCGATGatctacttctggttattgtACATTCCTTGGAGGGAATTTGGTGAtatggaggagcaagaaacaatctGTAGTTTCCAAatctagtgcagaggcagaatacAGGGCGATGGCACAGGGGGTTTGTGAACTCATGTGGTTTAAGAAACTCctacaataataaaaaatagctCCTGAAgggcctatgagactctactgtgacaacaaggctgcaatcagtatagctcataaccctgttcagcatgatagAACAAAACATGTCGAAATTGACcatcacttcatcaaggagaagattgaagatggTCTGATTTGCACTCCATTTGTTACTACTGAGAACCAACTAGCCGATATGTTCACTAAAGGCTTAACAATTAAAACCTTCCATCctattgtttccaagttgggcatgtgtgatatctatgcatcaacttgagggggagtgttgaagtgttgaagatTGGTTCAGTTCAGTTCACTTGGTAAAATGTGTAATGTAACTAGGTACATTGGAGTGTCTAGATTCATTATGGACATGTTTAATGtgttgattgtgtgattgtacAATCATACCATATTTTTAATATTCTCAAgattataataaataaagtgatggcctctgtctcattgacaagccaaatcattctttcttttctctctttctctcaacttCTCCTCTAGATGTATTTTCTCCCCAAGGACAATCATATTGTTGTCTCCCAGGgcctctctccttcccttctaCATTCTCTTGTCCCCTTTCTTAATGGGtgtgttttgtattttgtttggtttgtaattttttgtttcttcttcccctcctaATTTGGAGGATGCCTTCTTTAACCCCCCCCCTAATTTGGGGTTCCCtattctttctccttttggtaatgaatttttattcacccaaaaaagaatcatgaagagtctAGTTTATTTAAATAAACTACTTTGAATTTTTACAGTAAATAAGATGAAAACATTAGTAGGTTAGCAGGAAGCACTCCTAGCTCGGTAGTGTTGGTACTAAAGCAAGTCAATATGAACATAAATATACACAAATAGAATTGAaaatttgactattttaccaaTATTAAAAACGACAAACTGTCTCTCCTGAGCACGTGGCAATGCAACAATCCCAGCAGTCTCCGCAGTTACAAGGACATATGTTCCATCCTGACCATAAATCGATGTATCAAATCTTCTGATAAGAGGgtaaaaaaattcttcttaaGACATGATGTACATCAATCAAACCTTATAACTATTCAAATCAAGAAAATTAGCCTTGAAAATCAGTTTCTCAGTATTGAGTAGTCTCCGGTTCCAGTTGAACTCGTGATCCAATTTTCCTCTCTTCAATTGAATAGAGAAGCTAGTGGGTATCTGTTATTCAATAAGTGCGGGTAAGCTTTTGCTAAAAAAGCATCAACGAGATGAACAAATGGAAATAATGTATATACATACAGAAGCTGGATATGATATCTTCACTTCGTACCAGCTGGATAAATTGAGCCCACTTAAAAGGTAAAGGCGTGAA
This window harbors:
- the LOC122662065 gene encoding uncharacterized protein LOC122662065, which codes for MTHVSIYSVIFLLYLNCFIANCMPTNHDNRIDSKTLFVGEELQQETLPLQMGSRLYLLSGLNLSSWYEVKISYPASIPTSFSIQLKRGKLDHEFNWNRRLLNTEKLIFKANFLDLNSYKDGTYVLVTAETAGIVALPRAQERQFVVFNIVCDELLLGIPHKAWWVGILVFLCLGSALVIPNFLPEQLLQKRRI